Proteins from a single region of Myxococcales bacterium:
- a CDS encoding acyl--CoA ligase: MTADTKAPDATSPAELKIRAEVRQQLTGPGAPFEMIDEEVLGERMAVFKNRLGSLRELLAQSALHDQKEYIVHGDRRISYGSTVRIVASVAAGLAKTHGIGKGDRVAILAANCPEWVFTFWAVTSLGAVVTALNGWWTADEIRFGIEHTGCKLLVGDRKRLERIAGTDLGVSILEIETDFGALEQFAREAILPNTPIVEDDPALILFTSGTTGRPKGVVVSHRALLGFVQVNGILSLERILVASKLGQLPSGDAPAPAALVTAPLFHLSGLYTGAIMMLAAGAKTVYRSGRFDPEDVLRLIEREKITIWSALGSMGPQVISHPTLDQFDLSSMRNIGFGGAPTSPALQERMCRAFPNSAKNLGMGYGLSESGGLAASIGGSELASHPTSTGRASITNQIEIRDAEGKAVAEGVYGEIHLRSPYLMLEYWNNPEATAETLRPGRWLATGDIGQLKDGYLYINARARDMILRAAENVYPVEIEHRIDAHPDVAESAVIGVDHAILGQEVKAIVVPRAGIRELDTDALAVWTGEILAPFKVPSLWEVRSEPLPRNAAGKVLKKVLTGEADDDLIEE, encoded by the coding sequence ATGACAGCTGACACGAAAGCCCCAGACGCTACCAGCCCAGCAGAATTGAAAATACGAGCCGAGGTCCGACAACAACTCACCGGCCCCGGTGCGCCGTTCGAAATGATCGACGAAGAAGTTCTGGGCGAACGGATGGCGGTCTTCAAGAACCGGCTGGGCTCGCTGCGCGAACTGCTGGCGCAATCGGCCCTGCACGACCAGAAGGAGTACATCGTCCACGGCGATCGCCGCATCAGCTATGGGTCGACCGTGCGAATCGTCGCATCGGTCGCGGCAGGCCTGGCCAAAACTCACGGCATCGGAAAGGGAGACCGGGTCGCGATTCTCGCCGCAAACTGTCCCGAGTGGGTCTTCACCTTCTGGGCAGTGACCAGTCTCGGGGCCGTCGTCACTGCCTTGAACGGGTGGTGGACCGCAGATGAAATCCGTTTCGGCATCGAACATACGGGATGCAAGTTGCTCGTAGGCGATCGGAAACGACTCGAACGAATCGCGGGGACCGACCTTGGCGTTTCAATCCTCGAGATCGAAACGGATTTCGGCGCGCTGGAACAATTCGCACGCGAAGCCATTTTGCCCAATACCCCCATCGTCGAAGACGACCCTGCGCTGATTCTCTTCACCAGTGGAACCACGGGACGGCCCAAGGGTGTGGTCGTGTCGCACCGCGCGCTGCTGGGATTTGTACAAGTGAACGGAATCCTGAGCCTGGAGCGGATATTGGTCGCGAGCAAACTCGGCCAACTCCCGAGCGGAGATGCCCCGGCTCCGGCCGCACTCGTCACCGCACCGCTGTTTCATCTTTCGGGTCTCTACACCGGTGCCATCATGATGTTGGCCGCGGGAGCCAAGACGGTTTATCGCTCCGGGCGTTTCGATCCTGAAGATGTGCTGCGTCTGATCGAGCGGGAGAAAATCACGATCTGGAGCGCGCTCGGCAGCATGGGACCTCAGGTGATATCGCATCCGACCCTCGACCAGTTTGATCTATCGAGCATGCGGAACATCGGCTTTGGTGGCGCGCCGACCAGCCCCGCTTTGCAGGAAAGGATGTGTCGTGCGTTTCCCAACTCGGCAAAGAACCTGGGCATGGGGTATGGGCTGAGCGAATCGGGAGGGCTCGCTGCATCCATTGGGGGCAGCGAACTCGCAAGTCACCCCACCTCGACCGGGCGTGCCTCGATCACCAACCAAATCGAAATTCGGGACGCGGAGGGCAAGGCCGTCGCGGAAGGGGTCTACGGCGAGATCCATCTCCGCAGCCCCTACCTGATGCTCGAATACTGGAACAATCCGGAGGCAACCGCCGAGACCTTGCGGCCCGGGCGATGGCTTGCCACCGGAGACATCGGCCAACTGAAAGACGGCTACCTCTACATCAACGCAAGAGCGCGAGACATGATTCTCCGCGCCGCCGAAAACGTCTATCCCGTCGAGATCGAACACCGGATCGACGCACATCCCGATGTCGCCGAATCTGCGGTGATCGGCGTGGATCACGCAATACTCGGCCAGGAAGTCAAAGCCATCGTGGTCCCGAGGGCAGGCATTCGCGAGCTCGATACCGATGCACTCGCCGTCTGGACAGGAGAGATCCTCGCGCCCTTCAAGGTTCCGAGCCTCTGGGAGGTTCGCAGCGAGCCCCTGCCCCGAAACGCTGCGGGCAAGGTTCTGAAGAAGGTGCTGACCGGGGAAGCAGACGACGACTTGATCGAGGAGTAG
- a CDS encoding PilZ domain-containing protein — translation MLAVVFEDFEGFKKEYHENLTKGGLFVPTQNPLELRTRIAVGIDLAFCREAIVLEGEVVHCVPPELATAGAVPGVAVQFDQTAAELTEIFENLIGPLSDSAEEQESEPDSSATGRNRRGAAREVVRVGARVCNSRGEQLQGMTRNLSSSGLLFSVEGDSLPIGEQVVVTLTNSKTGESLDIPSEVKRQVKDEAGDVPALGIQFSPDKQSQEKTKAFLRRLRDMDHTRRLGGISGEIEELGMAGLLQSFGVSTHEGTLTVINGSQEGYIAFSQGALVATRSGKVTGKKALVRLLRWTTGQFEFHSLIDNQIVREPPEHLEGAILDALREIDESRRNLDVCFPADISFELARDAITNIGADLGKIECAILDLVRVGANVRKLLDVIPEADVRIHRAISWLIENEILFPRTPES, via the coding sequence ATGCTGGCGGTGGTCTTCGAAGATTTCGAAGGGTTCAAGAAGGAGTATCACGAGAACCTTACCAAGGGAGGTCTCTTCGTACCCACTCAAAATCCCCTCGAGCTTCGCACTCGAATCGCGGTCGGGATCGATCTCGCGTTTTGCCGCGAGGCCATCGTGCTCGAAGGCGAGGTCGTTCACTGCGTACCACCGGAACTGGCGACGGCCGGTGCCGTCCCAGGCGTGGCGGTCCAGTTCGATCAGACCGCGGCCGAATTGACGGAAATCTTCGAAAACCTGATCGGTCCGCTTTCCGATTCAGCGGAAGAACAGGAATCCGAACCCGATTCTTCTGCGACAGGGAGAAATCGGCGCGGCGCGGCGCGCGAAGTGGTGCGGGTAGGGGCACGAGTCTGCAACAGCCGAGGAGAGCAACTCCAAGGCATGACTCGAAACCTCAGCTCTTCCGGTTTGCTGTTTTCGGTGGAGGGAGATTCTCTGCCCATTGGCGAGCAGGTCGTCGTAACGCTCACGAACTCGAAGACCGGCGAAAGTCTCGATATTCCATCCGAGGTCAAGCGTCAAGTAAAGGACGAAGCCGGGGACGTACCGGCGCTGGGCATTCAATTCAGTCCGGACAAACAAAGTCAGGAAAAGACCAAGGCATTTTTGCGAAGGCTCCGGGATATGGACCACACCCGACGTCTCGGCGGGATCAGTGGTGAAATCGAGGAACTCGGCATGGCGGGTTTGCTGCAGTCCTTCGGAGTCTCTACCCATGAGGGGACCCTGACGGTGATCAACGGCAGCCAGGAGGGATACATCGCGTTTTCCCAGGGAGCTCTGGTCGCGACGCGGTCTGGGAAGGTCACGGGCAAGAAAGCGCTGGTTCGCCTGTTGCGCTGGACGACGGGCCAATTCGAATTTCACTCGCTCATCGACAACCAGATTGTGCGCGAGCCCCCGGAGCATCTGGAGGGTGCCATCCTTGACGCCCTGCGCGAAATCGACGAATCGCGACGGAATCTGGACGTTTGCTTCCCAGCGGATATCAGCTTTGAGCTGGCGCGGGACGCGATTACGAACATTGGGGCCGACCTGGGCAAAATTGAATGCGCGATCCTCGATCTCGTTCGGGTGGGTGCAAACGTGCGAAAATTGCTCGACGTCATTCCCGAAGCCGATGTGCGCATCCATAGGGCGATTTCGTGGTTGATCGAAAACGAGATTCTATTTCCGCGGACGCCGGAAAGTTGA
- a CDS encoding phosphatase PAP2 family protein encodes MLSRMFSLHALLIFSLVSTDVRPACADAVETAGDVLQFGIPAIALGMTGYRRDLPGAGYLTASALVTEAWVWTLKLTVKEERPSGGGQGFPSGHAATAAFGAGYMHRRYGLRYAIPLYLGTGFVAWSRYHARAHRPLDLLAGIAIGLGTSLVITEPWKRDIVVAPLALDGGFGALVAVRF; translated from the coding sequence ATGCTGTCCCGGATGTTTTCTCTCCACGCACTGCTGATCTTCTCGTTGGTGTCCACCGACGTGCGGCCGGCCTGTGCGGACGCGGTCGAAACGGCCGGCGATGTTTTGCAGTTCGGCATTCCCGCGATTGCTCTGGGGATGACCGGGTACCGTCGCGATCTCCCGGGTGCCGGTTATCTGACCGCGTCGGCCCTGGTCACCGAAGCCTGGGTCTGGACGCTGAAGCTAACCGTCAAGGAAGAGCGTCCCTCTGGAGGGGGGCAGGGCTTTCCTTCGGGCCACGCCGCCACGGCTGCCTTTGGAGCGGGCTATATGCATCGACGCTACGGACTCCGCTATGCGATTCCCCTCTACCTCGGGACGGGGTTCGTCGCCTGGAGTCGCTACCACGCGCGCGCTCATCGTCCACTGGACCTGCTGGCCGGGATCGCCATTGGGCTTGGCACTTCGTTGGTGATCACGGAGCCGTGGAAGCGCGACATCGTGGTCGCTCCGCTGGCTCTGGACGGCGGGTTCGGCGCGCTCGTTGCCGTGCGGTTTTGA
- a CDS encoding penicillin-binding protein activator LpoB, whose protein sequence is MRLMCSLRGAMRSTGAVALVVVATLWFGSTTGCAPVASRGGAGTLNPGLDDAALSTGLDKVDLDYLTEEILNALFDSIFWQREILDAPDDQPWVTIFPIRNDTSEHIDDQLDTLLGSIETFLVNSGSVGVVSREIQAEMMREVKFQQSGDIDPATAARIGRQLGAKYYFTGKIGAVDERLNKQRRVQYTLFLQVIEVETSRIRFQHEAARSKAIKR, encoded by the coding sequence ATGCGTTTGATGTGTTCGTTGCGTGGCGCGATGCGGTCGACGGGTGCCGTGGCACTTGTCGTCGTCGCGACACTCTGGTTCGGCAGCACGACGGGTTGCGCGCCGGTGGCCAGCCGTGGCGGCGCCGGTACCCTGAACCCGGGACTCGACGACGCCGCGCTCAGCACGGGCCTGGACAAGGTCGATCTAGACTACCTGACCGAAGAAATTCTGAACGCGTTGTTCGATTCGATCTTCTGGCAGCGCGAGATTCTCGACGCCCCAGACGATCAGCCTTGGGTCACGATCTTTCCGATTCGCAACGACACGAGTGAACACATCGACGATCAACTCGATACCTTGCTCGGCTCGATCGAGACGTTTCTGGTCAACAGCGGTTCGGTAGGGGTCGTGAGCCGCGAGATACAGGCAGAGATGATGCGCGAAGTGAAGTTTCAACAGTCGGGCGACATCGACCCCGCGACCGCGGCCCGAATCGGTAGACAACTCGGCGCCAAGTACTACTTCACGGGCAAGATCGGGGCGGTCGACGAACGACTCAACAAGCAGCGCAGGGTGCAGTACACCCTCTTTCTCCAGGTCATTGAAGTGGAAACGAGCCGGATTCGCTTCCAGCACGAGGCCGCGAGAAGCAAAGCCATCAAGCGCTGA
- a CDS encoding EAL domain-containing protein, whose amino-acid sequence MTSIPNPFRESQEDESVPSLPSCSSILERLGERFDACGSLGLVIVDASFLEVIERRNGDQARRSALKALGNLVQKVTERTLKESDLVMNGEAGRNEIWVVFLREGEDAALVRQEIPNFEVALKRLIEQNAGKAFYPHLRQAPSVAIGSEVCLRNPRFSTETQIIRAAELARRDLQLSLQVEDRERRRRFREMLFERRIYSVYEPIVEVNNRVVFGYEALVRGPEKSEFMTPLTLFGAAEQYDMVYELDCLCRSSGLSGAIDFPEGTKLFLNILPTAFHDPNFRAERLIKTLEKCELSPTDVVFEISEQESIENFSVFKEARDNLRALGFQFALDDMGSGYAGLEALLEISPEYIKMDRAFVTGVDEDSARQDLLSTLLTLAEKMGSKVIGEGLDTIEELEMLGKLGIHFGQGWLFGHATPLRARD is encoded by the coding sequence ATGACCAGTATCCCCAATCCGTTTCGCGAGTCTCAAGAGGACGAATCGGTACCGTCCCTGCCGAGCTGCAGCAGCATACTCGAGCGACTCGGTGAGAGATTTGACGCCTGTGGCTCTCTGGGCCTCGTCATTGTCGACGCTTCGTTTCTCGAGGTGATCGAGCGACGAAACGGAGATCAAGCCAGGCGATCCGCGTTGAAGGCCCTCGGGAATCTGGTGCAAAAGGTCACCGAGCGAACCCTCAAAGAGAGCGACCTCGTGATGAACGGCGAGGCGGGGCGAAACGAAATCTGGGTGGTGTTCCTGCGCGAAGGGGAAGACGCGGCGCTGGTTCGCCAGGAGATTCCGAACTTCGAAGTCGCACTCAAGCGTCTGATCGAGCAAAACGCGGGCAAGGCCTTCTATCCGCATCTGCGCCAGGCGCCGAGCGTGGCGATCGGTTCAGAGGTATGCCTGCGCAACCCCCGGTTCAGCACAGAGACCCAGATCATTCGAGCTGCCGAGCTGGCGCGCCGGGACTTGCAGCTCAGCTTGCAGGTGGAAGACCGCGAAAGACGGCGGCGATTTCGAGAGATGCTGTTCGAACGCCGCATCTACTCGGTCTACGAACCGATCGTCGAAGTCAACAATCGCGTCGTGTTCGGCTATGAGGCGCTGGTGCGCGGACCCGAAAAATCGGAATTCATGACGCCCTTGACTTTGTTCGGTGCCGCCGAACAGTACGACATGGTCTACGAACTCGACTGTCTATGCCGTTCGAGTGGACTCAGTGGAGCGATCGACTTCCCCGAAGGCACCAAGCTGTTCCTGAATATTCTTCCGACCGCTTTCCACGACCCCAACTTTCGCGCCGAGCGGTTGATCAAGACCCTCGAAAAATGTGAGCTCAGTCCTACCGACGTGGTGTTCGAGATTTCGGAGCAAGAGTCGATCGAGAACTTCAGCGTGTTCAAGGAGGCCCGAGACAATCTCCGGGCACTCGGATTCCAATTTGCGCTCGACGACATGGGATCGGGCTATGCGGGGCTCGAAGCCCTGCTCGAAATATCACCCGAGTACATCAAGATGGATCGCGCGTTCGTGACCGGTGTCGATGAAGATTCCGCGCGCCAGGATCTGCTCTCGACACTCCTCACCCTGGCGGAAAAGATGGGCTCCAAGGTGATCGGCGAAGGGCTCGATACCATCGAAGAGCTGGAGATGCTGGGGAAGCTCGGTATCCACTTCGGCCAGGGTTGGCTGTTTGGCCACGCGACGCCCTTGCGCGCGCGCGACTGA